The proteins below are encoded in one region of Oncorhynchus tshawytscha isolate Ot180627B linkage group LG04, Otsh_v2.0, whole genome shotgun sequence:
- the LOC112240286 gene encoding C-X-C motif chemokine 13 produces MPFKPHYLLVSLTLCWSVALQAFPMNGCAACQKCRCIRTSSAFISPRLFHRIEILPPGAHCRQTEIIVTKKDKATVCVTPDARWINKVIVKLQSTNKKKRSAELPHLNHH; encoded by the exons ATGCCTTTCAAGCCACACTACCTGTTGGTGTCCCTGACTCTCTGCTGGTCCGTGGCTCTTCAAG CATTCCCCATGAACGGCTGTGCTGCATGTCAGAAGTGTCGCTGCATCCGGACGTCCTCTGCTTTCATCTCTCCTCGGCTGTTCCACAGGATAGAGATCCTACCTCCAGGTGCCCACTGTCGTCAAACAGAGATCAT CGTTACCAAGAAGGACAAAGCCACCGTCTGTGTGACTCCAGATGCAAGATGGATCAACAAAGTCATTGTCAAGTTACAAAG taccaacaagaagaagagaagTGCAGAACTTCCTCATCTCAACCACCATTGA